The Oxobacter pfennigii genome includes the window AGGTGCCTAATTTGACGGTTTTAGGCATAGCCGGCCCGGGAGATGCTCTGGCAAACTATGAAGAGACCAGAAGGTCCATCGAGCTCATTAAAAAGGAGGATCCTTCAATTACATTCTGTCTGTCGACCAACGGGCTTATGCTCCCATTCTATTGTCAGGACTTAATTGATTTAGGCATAACCCACGTTACAATTACCATCAATGCCGTGGATCCTGAAATCGGAGCTAGGCTATATAATAGAATAAATTATCTCGGAAGAACCTTAACAGGTGAGGAGGGTGCTTCAATACTTCTTCAGAACCAATTATCGGGACTGACTTATCTTGCATCTAAAGGCATTGTATGCAAGGTAAATATAGTTATGGTAAAAGGTGTGAATGATGCTCATATACCTGAAGTAGTCAAAAAAGTAAAGGAATGCGGTGCCTTCATTACAAATATAATGCAGATGATTCCGGCATCCGGCAGCAAATTCGAAAATATGCCCCTTGTAAGTCAGGTGGAGCTTAACGACATGAGAAAGAAGTGTGAGGTCGATTTAAAGCAGATGTATCACTGCAAGCAATGCAGGGCAGATGCCATAGGCACTTTGTCTCAGGACAGGTCCATTGAATTCAGATGCAATGGCTGCAATACCGATAAAGATACATCAAATAAGAAAGATGATGAAGTGTTAAGCAATGTATCCTATAGATTTGCAATAGCTTCAAAGAGCGGAATAAATATTGACCAGCATTTCGGCCATGCTGAAGAATTTTATATTTATGAATTTACTCAAGGCAGAATAAGCTTTGTTGAAAAGAGGGATATAGGCAAATACTGCAGCGGAAATACCGAGTGCGATGATAAAGAAGATAAAATGGAAGTAATAATAGATACCTTAAAAGACTGCAATGCGGTTTTAGCCCTAAGAGCCGGTCATGGACCTACGGAAAAGCTTGGGAAAAAGGGCATAAAGATACTTCAGATGTATGAAGGCATAAACAAGGGAATAGAAAAGGCCGTAGAGCTTATGAGGGCTTGCTGAAGAAAAGAAATTATTATTGAAATATAATAACTTAATTTATAAGGAGGAATTTATTATGGTATCTCCAAAATATCACATTTTTGTCTGTACCAGCTGCAGAGTAAACGGACAGCAAAAAGGTTTCTGTTTTTCAAAAGATGCTGTGGATATAGTAGGAAAGTTTATGGAAGAGATTGATTCAAGAGATTTAAGCAGTGAGGTTATGGTAACAAACACAGGATGCTTCGGAATATGCAATAAAGGACCAATAATTGTGATTTATCCTGAAGGCACCTGGTACGGAAATGTAACCCCGGATGATGTGGAAGAAATAGTAGAAAGCCATATAGAAAACGGAAATGCCGTAGAACGGCTTGTTATATAGTTTTTAATAGTTTATAAAAGCATGGGGGTGGGAAGCTTGCCTCAAAATACTGAAATTATCGACAGAACCGTATTAGAGATATTGAAGTCTTCGGCTAATATAAACAAGGAAGATTTAAAAAACCTGTCTCATATGATAGAAGCAGTTGGCGCAGGTTTTCAGGAACTGGATAAAAGTGCTGTCGGTTATTTTGATATATTTCCTGATAAGACCGACTTTTTATATAAAGCTGAGGATATTAACGATGTAAAAATAATCCGTAAATATGGTTTTGAAAATGTAGTAATTAATATAAAAAACATCAAAGAATTTATGAAAAGCAATTACTGTCGGTATTTTAACGGATTTACCACACTGGAGGTAGAGTGCAATACCTTAAAAGATGCTGTAATGATTTTAGAAAACAATGATTATGTTGACTTAGCAAGTATAGATTGTATAAGGATGAAAGGGCTTTACAAACAGGCACCTTATCTTGTAAAGCAGCACCTTGAATATATAAGGGAAAACTTCCGGAAGAGAATTCATTTGAGTCCGGTAAATACCTTTAACTGTGCCGGCGCTGTCTGCATTGAAGGCATAGGCTCAGGGGTGGACTATGTCACTTCTTCCTTCTGCGGAAAAGGTATGGGTGGAGGGTGGGCAGCACTTGAAGAATTAATCATGTCATCAATCGTCATATACGGTAAAGACATAGAAGCAGATACAGAAATATTGCCCCAGGCTGCCCACATCTTTCAAAAGATTACAGGAAGCTTTATACACCAGCAAAAGCCTGTTTTAGGCTGCGATATTTTTAAATGTGAATCGGGCATTCATGTGGATGGTATTTATAAAAATCCGGCCTTATATGAGCCATATCTCCCTGAAACGGTAGGCAAGAAAAGAGAGATAGTCCTTGGCAAGCACTCAGGTGCTGCAGCTTTGATTATCAAGCTTCAGGAAATGGATATGGATATTATAAACAGCGATAAAATACGTCTGGTACTTGATAAGATAAGAGAGAAAAGCATAACTCTAAAAGGTGATATACGGCTTTTGGATGTCATTAAAATAATTGAAGAATACAACAGCGCGGTATAAGGCAGGTGGTTTTAATGGTGTATAAAATTGTGGATACGACATTAAGAGACGGTGAGCAGAAGGCCGGAATTGCCTATGAAGCTGAAGAAAAGATTAAAATAGCCAAACACTTGGACAGCATGGGCATTTATCAAATAGAGGCTGGAATACCTGCCATGGGCGGGGAAGAAAAGCAGAGTATAAAGGAAATTATGAAGCTAGGGCTCAACAGCAAAATTTCCGCCTGGAACAGATTGAATATAGAGGATATACGGCATTCAATGGATTGCGGCGTTGATATTATCCATATATCTGCTCCCGCGTCTGATATGCATATAATCCAAAAGCTTCGAAAAAGCAGGGGATGGGTGATTTCACAGCTCAGTCAATGCATAGAGTTTATAAAACGTGAAGGCTTTAAGGTTTCTGTGGGGATGGAAGATGCCACCCGCGCAGATTTTATATTCATAGCTGAGATATTGAGCCTATGTGAAAACAAAGGGGTTGAAATGATCAGGTATGCTGATACTCTGGGAATATCCACACCTTCTATGATATTCCCGGAAATTAAAAAGATAAAGCAATTATTTGATGTAAATATAGAAATACATGCTCACAACGATTTTGGTATGGCCATAGCAAATTCCGCGGCAGCTGCAGCAGCAGGTGCTGAATATATAGATTGTACCCTGGGAGGCATTGGAGAAAGAGCTGGAAACTGCGATTACTATGGATTTACGAAACTGATGGCTGAACTTTAGTTGAAGTAATTTAAACTGCCTGACAGGGAAAATAAGGTGGGATGAAAATTCATCCCACCTTATTTTTTCAGGGCACTTTATGATATAATTATTTTTAATGGCGCAGCCATTTGAAATAATTTAACATGAAATTTGCTCTGTAGATTTTATGCTATAATGAATTAGTTATAATCGTGGTCTATAAATTTCAGTTTATATAATTCGGAGGATTTAAATATGATTAAAGCAGTTTTATATGACTTGGACGGAACAGTTATAAATACAAATAACTTGGTAATATCATCCTGGAAGCATACCTTGGAAAAGATTCTAGGCTGGTATCCCGGAGATAAAGAGATTATCGCATCTTTTGGAGAACCTCTTGTAGAAACTGCAAAGCGCTTTGGCGGTGATGAAGCAGACAATATCGTAAAAGTATACAGGGAGCATAATTTGGCCTTTCACGATGAGATGATAGAAAGATATGTCGGAATGGAAGATACAATTAAAGAATTAAAGGCCATGGGCATAAAGGTGGGAATAGTTACATCAAAAATGAGAAAAACCGCCGAAAGGGCATTAAAGCTGTTTAATATATATGAATTTATGGATGTGATAGTAACCTTTGATGATACCGAAAAACACAAGCCGGATGCTGAACCTTTAAATAAAGCCCTTGGTATTTTGAATATATCACCTGAGGATGTCATATATGTAGGGGACTCCCGTTTCGATATACAATGCGGGAAGAATGCAGGTACCTTAACCTGTGCTGTTAAATACTCTGAATCTCCATTAGATGAGCTTATGAAATATAAGCCTGATTATTTAATAGACAAACCCCTCGATATAATTGATATTGTTAAAGAAAACTTATCAGACATCGAAGCGGTATAAAAGGAAGGCAAAAGCCTTCCTTGTCTGTTTGAAAAAACTTATTCTTCATTATGAGTTTATTGTACATAATAAGGCTTGATTATCACTTAGGAATATAAACATAGACAATCAGCTTGTCATCGTTAACAAAAGCTTTTACATTTGAAGAAGCATGGGTGCTGTCTGGCATACTCAAAGCATAATCGATATATATTAAGTTATTCCAGGCAAGATCTCTTCCTAAAACTATTGCCATACAATCCTCAAATATGGATTCTTCATAGTAGCCCCAAGTTTTTGTTGCAAGCTGCCAGCAGTCACCTCTATTTAATAAGCCTATTGCGATACCATTTTTTTCATACAAAGCGGCTGTATCTGATTGAAACACAAAACCTAATTTCTGGAATTCATTCTTCATATCCGAGATACTATGAGCTTGTTTTATAGCCGAAGTTTGCTCCTTGTTTTTGCTGTTACTATTTTTTGTTGCGGTACTCTTGGCTTTTTCTGCTTCTTTTGCTTCTGCTATGGCTTTATTGTAGTTATCCTTAAGCTTCAAAGGTTCTTCGGCATCAGGAGCAAATTCAAGGACTTTGTCTAAATATTTAATAGCCTCTTCATATTTATTGGATGAAGCTTTTTCTCTGGCTAATATAACGTTATCATTTATATATTGATTTATATATTCTGTTTTTAAGCTTAAAGCTTGCTCATTTTGGGAGTCCATTTCAAGGGCCAAATTCAGAAAACTTATTCCCTCTGTATAATTCTTGTTTGCTGCCTCTGATTTTGCGCTGTCTATATTATCATTAATATATAAACTCCTGCACTCAGCTATTTTTTCCTGAGATAATGCATATCTTTTTTTATCTTCTTCCTTTATGGTCTCAAAGACGGCAATTGCCTCTTTATATTTTTTATTATTTAATTCTTTGAGTCCTGTTTCATATATTGCTTTTGAATTTTTTAGATTTTCAGCTAAGCCTATTTGCTCATTTACTTCATTGACAGATTTTTTTTGATATTTAAGAGCAGATGTATAAGCTGATATAGCTTCATCATATTTTTCATTTTCAATATGGGTTTTGCCTTCATTGTAAAACTTATCAAAGTTGTACTTATTGTAAGCATAGACCGAGACGGGAACACCTATGGCAATTAAAATTATGATAATAACTGTTGTTTTTATTGCTTTACTAATGAGACGGTGCAGAGTAATAACTATGCGCAAACAGGATTATCATCGGCATTGTCAGACAGCCAGGTTAAGGCGGTTACAGGAAAAGCAATCTCTTATTTTAACAAATTGAATTTTGAAGAGCTTTCTAAGGTTGCAAGAGAAGATAATCATTTTGACCTTTACGGTGAACTTGCGCAGCGATTTCCTGTTGCTTGGACGGCGCTGCAAAGAATTGCCGGTTCCGCCGGGAAGAAAACCGAGTATACCAAAGTACCCTTTGAGAAGCCTTTTGTATTGGATGGCTTTATCCCTGTCGATATTGAGAGTAATGGAATGATCGAGGCTGTTTTGGACGGCTATTCCCTTGAAATTGATCCTCAACTATCTGAATCTCTATATAACGCTGTGGCATACGGCACTCCGTTTACTGTGGATTGCTTTAAAATGATGACTCGCAATATCGAAAAGCTGCTTAAAATCATGGAATTGTTATTAACCCATGATCAGGCTTTTGTAACCAGTAATTATTATATTGAAAATGGATAATGTGGAGCGGAGGATTAAACCATTGCGGGCAGCAGCCTGCCGTAGAGGTATTGCAGATATGCTGGAGCACTACTCTCAGACTGACGGGTTGGGATATAAACATGCGGCGGCGCTGAAAAACACATATTTATTTTTGAAAGCTGATATTAAATAATAATCTATATTTTAGAATACCGGACGGCCCAGGCGTCCGGTATTCTTCACGTTCAAAAACCAGTCGTGATTATTTTATAAATTTTACAAAACGTTTTTTGCCGATTCTCATAACATCACTACTATTTATACCCATGCCCATGTCATTTGATGATAATTTTTCACCGTTTAGCTGAACGCCGCCCTGATTTACCAGCCGCATAAATTCGCTTTTACTTTTAACCAAGGACATTCCCATAAGCTGCGGAATAATATCTGTGATAGTTTCGTTTCCATCTTTCATCAAAAGCTCTGAGATATCATCAGGTATGGCTTTTTTGCTG containing:
- a CDS encoding 2Fe-2S ferredoxin translates to MVSPKYHIFVCTSCRVNGQQKGFCFSKDAVDIVGKFMEEIDSRDLSSEVMVTNTGCFGICNKGPIIVIYPEGTWYGNVTPDDVEEIVESHIENGNAVERLVI
- a CDS encoding homocitrate synthase/isopropylmalate synthase family protein, which translates into the protein MPQNTEIIDRTVLEILKSSANINKEDLKNLSHMIEAVGAGFQELDKSAVGYFDIFPDKTDFLYKAEDINDVKIIRKYGFENVVINIKNIKEFMKSNYCRYFNGFTTLEVECNTLKDAVMILENNDYVDLASIDCIRMKGLYKQAPYLVKQHLEYIRENFRKRIHLSPVNTFNCAGAVCIEGIGSGVDYVTSSFCGKGMGGGWAALEELIMSSIVIYGKDIEADTEILPQAAHIFQKITGSFIHQQKPVLGCDIFKCESGIHVDGIYKNPALYEPYLPETVGKKREIVLGKHSGAAALIIKLQEMDMDIINSDKIRLVLDKIREKSITLKGDIRLLDVIKIIEEYNSAV
- a CDS encoding homocitrate synthase: MVYKIVDTTLRDGEQKAGIAYEAEEKIKIAKHLDSMGIYQIEAGIPAMGGEEKQSIKEIMKLGLNSKISAWNRLNIEDIRHSMDCGVDIIHISAPASDMHIIQKLRKSRGWVISQLSQCIEFIKREGFKVSVGMEDATRADFIFIAEILSLCENKGVEMIRYADTLGISTPSMIFPEIKKIKQLFDVNIEIHAHNDFGMAIANSAAAAAAGAEYIDCTLGGIGERAGNCDYYGFTKLMAEL
- the ppaX gene encoding pyrophosphatase PpaX, translating into MIKAVLYDLDGTVINTNNLVISSWKHTLEKILGWYPGDKEIIASFGEPLVETAKRFGGDEADNIVKVYREHNLAFHDEMIERYVGMEDTIKELKAMGIKVGIVTSKMRKTAERALKLFNIYEFMDVIVTFDDTEKHKPDAEPLNKALGILNISPEDVIYVGDSRFDIQCGKNAGTLTCAVKYSESPLDELMKYKPDYLIDKPLDIIDIVKENLSDIEAV
- a CDS encoding tetratricopeptide repeat protein — its product is MRIVITLHRLISKAIKTTVIIIILIAIGVPVSVYAYNKYNFDKFYNEGKTHIENEKYDEAISAYTSALKYQKKSVNEVNEQIGLAENLKNSKAIYETGLKELNNKKYKEAIAVFETIKEEDKKRYALSQEKIAECRSLYINDNIDSAKSEAANKNYTEGISFLNLALEMDSQNEQALSLKTEYINQYINDNVILAREKASSNKYEEAIKYLDKVLEFAPDAEEPLKLKDNYNKAIAEAKEAEKAKSTATKNSNSKNKEQTSAIKQAHSISDMKNEFQKLGFVFQSDTAALYEKNGIAIGLLNRGDCWQLATKTWGYYEESIFEDCMAIVLGRDLAWNNLIYIDYALSMPDSTHASSNVKAFVNDDKLIVYVYIPK